A single region of the Brassica rapa cultivar Chiifu-401-42 chromosome A03, CAAS_Brap_v3.01, whole genome shotgun sequence genome encodes:
- the LOC103249151 gene encoding protein FRIGIDA: MAVRNGSLLPAPSTREEEQPSSAMIQRREAQATVETVPTNIETTIEQSNDPQFLKSIVDLTALAAAVDAFKRRYDELQSHMDYIGNAIDSNLKTNGIIETAAASPPPQNKTATAIACQSPPKEKSEAERFCESMWSKELRRYMFVNISERAKLIEEIPGALKLAKDPAKFVLDCIGKFYLQGRKAFAKDLPAITARKVSLLILECYLLTFDPEGEKKKKLLVSSVKDEAEAAAVAWKKRLVGEGWLGAAEAMDARGLLLLVACFGIPESFKSMDLLDLIRQSGTDEIVGALKRSPFLVPMMSGIVDSSIKRGMHIEALELVYTFGMEDRFSPSSILTSFLRMRKDSFERAKRQAQAPMASKTANEKQLDALSSVMKCLEAHKLDPAKEVPGWQIKEQMAKLEKDIVQLDKQMEEARSISRMEEARSISRMEEARSISIREEAAISERLYNQQMKRPRLSEMEMPPTAAASYSPMYRDHRSFPSHREGDADEISALVSSYLGPSSGFPHRSGLMRSPEYMVPPGGLGRSVYAYDHLPPNSYSPVHGQRRPQEYPPPVHGQHQMPYRLYRHSPSVERHLALSNHRTPRNLSQDRIGGM, from the exons ATGGCCGTCCGTAATGGTTCTCTGCTCCCTGCTCCATCAACAAGGGAGGAGGAGCAACCTTCATCGGCGATGATCCAACGGAGAGAAGCGCAGGCTACTGTCGAAACCGTGCCTACAAACATCGAAACCACGATCGAACAATCTAACGATCCTCAGTTTTTGAAATCCATCGTCGACTTAACCGCGTTAGCAGCCGCAGTCGACGCCTTCAAACGCCGCTACGACGAACTGCAGAGCCACATGGATTACATCGGGAACGCGATCGACTCCAATCTCAAAACTAACGGCATCATCGAAACCGCCGCCGCGTCGCCTCCTCCGCAAAACAAAACAGCCACGGCGATTGCTTGCCAATCGCCGCCCAAGGAGAAGTCCGAAGCGGAGCGATTCTGCGAGTCGATGTGGAGCAAAGAGCTCCGAAGGTACATGTTCGTGAACATCTCTGAGCGAGCCAAGCTAATCGAAGAGATTCCTGGAGCGTTGAAGCTGGCCAAGGACCCGGCGAAGTTCGTGTTGGACTGCATCGGGAAGTTTTACTTGCAAGGGCGCAAAGCCTTCGCCAAAGATTTGCCCGCGATCACCGCGAGGAAGGTTTCGCTTCTTATCCTGGAGTGTTACCTTCTGACGTTTGATCCTgagggagagaagaagaagaagcttttgGTTAGTTCTGTGAAAGATGAGGCGGAGGCGGCTGCTGTTGCGTGGAAGAAGAGGCTGGTGGGTGAAGGATGGTTGGGTGCAGCGGAGGCTATGGACGCAAGGGGTTTGCTTCTGTTGGTTGCTTGTTTTGGGATTCCGGAGAGCTTTAAGAGTATGGATTTGTTGGATTTGATTAGGCAGAGTGGTACTGATGAGATTGTTGGTGCTCTTAAACGGTCACCGTTTCTTGTCCCTATGATGTCAG GTATAGTTGATTCAAGTATCAAGCGTGGAATGCATATTGAAGCTCTTGAGCTGGTTTATACCTTTGGGATGGAGGATAGGTTTTCACCTTCTTCAATTCTAACTTCCTTCCTAAGGATGAGGAAGGATTCATTTGAGAGGGCGAAACGTCAAGCACAAGCACCCATGGCATCT AAAACTGCGAACGAAAAGCAGTTGGATGCGTTATCATCAGTGATGAAGTGTTTGGAAGCTCACAAGTTAGACCCAGCGAAAGAAGTACCAGGGTGGCAGATCAAAGAGCAAATGGCCAAGCTTGAGAAAGACATTGTTCAGCTCGACAAACAGATGGAGGAAGCGAGATCTATCAGTCGAATGGAGGAAGCGAGATCCATCAGTCGAATGGAGGAAGCGAGATCCATCAGCATAAGGGAGGAAGCGGCAATTAGCGAGAGATTGTATAACCAGCAGATGAAACGTCCAAGGTTGTCAGAAATGGAAATGCCACCAACAGCTGCCGCATCTTATTCTCCGATGTACCGCGACCACCGAAGCTTCCCTAGTCACAGAGAGGGAGATGCAGATGAAATATCAGCTCTTGTCAGTAGTTACCTCGGCCCATCATCAGGTTTTCCTCATCGGTCAGGTCTTATGAGATCCCCTGAATATATGGTTCCACCTGGTGGGTTAGGAAGAAGTGTGTATGCGTATGATCATCTGCCTCCAAATTCTTATTCTCCGGTTCACGGACAGAGACGTCCTCAAGAGTACCCTCCTCCAGTTCATGGGCAACATCAAATGCCATATCGTCTATACAGACATTCACCATCTGTAGAAAGACACTTGGCTTTGTCCAATCACAGGACCCCTCGTAACTTATCGCAAGACCGCATTGGAGGAATGTAG
- the LOC103857204 gene encoding probable LRR receptor-like serine/threonine-protein kinase At3g47570 → MKLFIFLSFSVLMLLEAFGNSHETDKQALLKFKSQVSEEKKVLLSSWNNSFPLCKWKGVTCGRKHKRVTGLDLGGFQLGGVISPFIGNLSFLTSINFTDNSFGGTIPQELGNLFRLQHLNMRFNFLGGGIPENLFNCSRLLDLSLYSNHLGQGLPSELGSLRKLVTLNLRGNNLKGNLPVSLGNLTSLRGLSFTENNLEGEIPDAISRLTQLELFLLASNHFSGVFPPAIYNLSSLMYLNMFGNGFSGKLRPDFGNLLPNLLELSLGRNSLTGAIPSTLANISTLQYLGMEFNSLTGSISPGFAKIQDLQVLSLGKNSLGNFSAGDLEFLVALTNCTQLQKVDVSFNRLGGDLPASIANLSVNLNKLYLRNNSISGSIPHGIGNLIGLQTIWLSENLLKGPIPTSFGTLPRLVELSIHANRMSGEIPYSLGNITQLEKLYLDSNSFEGIIPPSLGKCSYLLYLRIENNKLNGIIPQEIMKISTLFFLSMSNNLFTGSLPEDVGRLENLGKLYVAHNKLSGKLPETLGKCLSLEKLYLQGNSFDGIIPDISGLVGIKEADFSSNNLSGRIPQYLANLSSLEYLNLSFNSFEGNVPTEGKFKNATILSIIGNKNLCGGVLELRLKPCFTQPAGNSRSKLVIGVSLGISLLVLLFIASISLCWLKSRKKKNTNEATPSTLGFFHEMISYGDLRNATDGFSSSNCIGSGSFGTVFKAFLPAENKVVAVKVLNMQRRGVMKSFMAECESLKDIRHRNLVKLLTACSSIDFQGNDFRALIYEYMPHGSLDMWLHPEESEEISRPSRTLTLLERLNIAIDVASVLEYLHLRCHEAIAHCDLKPSNVLLDDDLTAHVSDFGLARILLKFDQDAFINQLSSAGVRGSIGYAAPEYAMGGEISVHGDAYSFGIVILEMFSGKRPTDEMFGGDLTLLSCIRSALPEQVLDVADELILHNGLRIGFPVAECLTKVLEVGLGCSEESPANRLRMSEVVKELISIKERFFKVRRGARH, encoded by the exons ATGAAACTCTTTATTTTCCTTTCTTTCAGTGTTCTCATGTTACTTGAAGCATTCGGGAATAGCCATGAAACTGATAAGCAAGCTTTACTCAAGTTCAAGTCTCAAGTTTCTGAGGAGAAAAAAGTTCTGCTGTCTTCATGGAACAATTCCTTCCCTCTCTGCAAATGGAAGGGGGTTACATGTGGCCGCAAACACAAGAGAGTTACTGGTTTGGACCTTGGAGGATTCCAATTGGGTGGAGTGATATCGCCATTTATTGGTAATCTTTCGTTTCTCACATCAATTAATTTTACTGATAACTCTTTTGGTGGAACTATCCCTCAAGAGCTGGGAAACTTGTTTAGACTTCAGCACTTGAATATGAGGTTCAATTTTCTGGGAGGAGGGATTCCAGAAAATCTGTTCAACTGTTCTAGATTGTTGGACCTTTCTTTATATTCAAATCATCTTGGACAAGGTCTTCCTTCAGAACTAGGATCATTGAGGAAGCTTGTTACTTTAAACCTTCGTGGAAACAATTTGAAAGGAAACCTCCCTGTATCTTTGGGAAACTTGACATCCCTAAGAGGACTTTCCTTTACAGAAAATAATCTGGAAGGAGAAATTCCTGATGCCATATCTAGATTGACTCAATTGGAGCTTTTTTTATTAGCAAGTAACCATTTCTCTGGTGTTTTTCCTCCTGCAATTTACAACTTGTCCTCACTTATGTATTTGAACATGTTCGGTAATGGTTTCTCTGGGAAACTGAGGCCTGATTTTGGTAATTTGCTACCAAACCTTCTAGAATTGTCTCTCGGAAGGAATTCTCTCACAGGAGCCATTCCATCAACACTTGCAAATATTTCAACTCTTCAATATTTGGGCATGGAGTTTAACAGTCTGACAGGAAGTATTTCTCCTGGCTTTGCAAAAATACAAGATCTGCAAGTACTATCCCTTGGTAAAAATTCTTTGGGAAATTTTTCAGCTGGAGATCTTGAATTTCTTGTTGCTTTGACTAACTGCACCCAACTGCAAAAGGTAGATGTGTCATTCAATAGGCTTGGGGGTGACTTGCCTGCCTCCATTGCCAATCTGTCAGTGAACCTCAACAAATTATATCTTCGAAACAATTCCATATCTGGAAGCATTCCTCATGGTATTGGAAATCTCATAGGCCTACAAACAATTTGGTTGTCCGAAAATCTATTGAAAGGACCAATCCCAACCTCTTTCGGAACACTTCCAAGATTGGTGGAATTAAGTATCCATGCAAATAGAATGTCAGGAGAGATACCATATTCTTTAGGCAACATCACTCAGTTAGAAAAACTCTATTTGGACAGCAATAGTTTTGAAGGAATCATTCCTCCAAGTCTTGGTAAGTGTAGCTATTTGCTTTATTTACGTATTGAGAACAATAAGCTGAATGGCATTATACCTCAAGAGATTATGAAAATTTCAACCCTTTTTTTCCTAAGCatgtcaaataatttatttactggCTCTCTACCAGAAGATGTTGGACGACTTGAAAATCTTGGTAAGTTATATGTTGCTCATAATAAGCTATCAGGGAAACTCCCAGAGACTTTAGGAAAGTGTCTCTCACTGGAAAAACTTTATCTCCAAGGCAATTCTTTTGATGGAATCATTCCAGATATAAGTGGATTGGTGGGTATTAAGGAGGCTGATTTCTCAAGCAACAATCTCTCTGGAAGAATCCCTCAATATCTCGCAAACTTAAGCTCATTGGAATATCTCAATCTATCCTTCAACAGCTTCGAGGGTAATGTGCCAACAgaaggaaaattcaaaaatgcTACTATACTCTCGATAATTGGAAACAAAAATCTTTGTGGAGGCGTCTTGGAACTGCGACTAAAGCCATGTTTTACACAACCAGCAGGAAACTCAAGATCGAAACTTGTGATTGGGGTAAGCTTGGGAATATCTTTGCTTGTGCTTTTGTTCATAGCTTCAATTTCTCTTTGTTGGTTAAAAAgcagaaagaagaaaaataccAATGAAGCAACTCCTTCCACCTTGGGGTTTTTTCATGAAATGATAAGTTATGGAGATCTTCGAAATGCGACAGATGGCTTCTCTTCGAGTAATTGTATCGGGTCAGGCAGCTTTGGTACCGTGTTTAAAGCCTTTCTGCCTGCTGAGAACAAGGTTGTTGCTGTGAAAGTTCTAAACATGCAGAGACGCGGAGTAATGAAGAGCTTTATGGCAGAATGTGAATCCTTGAAAGACATTAGGCATCGTAATCTTGTGAAGCTGTTGACAGCTTGTTCGAGTATTGATTTCCAAGGAAATGATTTCAGAGCTTTAATCTATGAGTACATGCCACATGGAAGCTTGGATATGTGGCTGCACCCAGAGGAATCTGAAGAGATTTCTAGGCCCTCAAGAACATTGACACTTTTGGAAAGGCTTAACATAGCGATAGATGTGGCTTCTGTTTTGGAGTATCTTCATCTTAGATGCCATGAAGCTATTGCTCATTGCGATCTCAAACCAAGCAACGTTCTTCTAGACGATGATCTAACCGCCCATGTTAGCGACTTCGGTCTTGCTCGGATCCTTCTCAAATTCGACCAGGATGCCTTCATTAACCAACTTAGCTCGGCTGGAGTCAGAGGAAGCATCGGCTATGCGGCCCCAG AATATGCAATGGGAGGAGAGATATCAGTACATGGAGATGCATATAGCTTTGGGATTGTCATTTTGGAAATGTTCAGTGGAAAACGACCAACCGATGAGATGTTCGGAGGAGACTTAACCCTCCTTAGCTGCATCAGGTCTGCATTGCCAGAGCAAGTTTTGGATGTGGCAGACGAATTGATTCTTCACAACGGTCTTAGAATCGGCTTCCCTGTTGCTGAGTGCTTGACGAAGGTTTTAGAAGTAGGACTTGGGTGTTCTGAAGAGTCTCCAGCAAACCGCTTGAGAATGAGTGAGGTTGTAAAAGAATTAATATCAATCAAGGAGAGGTTCTTCAAAGTCAGAAGAGGAGCTAGACATTGA
- the LOC103857203 gene encoding superoxide dismutase [Fe] 2, chloroplastic isoform X1, giving the protein MMMTTTSSLLSPCSLLPSQGPNRQTQWKRHEKRQFSRKVAVSGVVRAGFELKPPPYPLDALEPHMSRETLDYHWGKHHKTYVENLNKQILGTDLDGLSLEEVVLLSYNRGNMLPVFNNAAQAWNHEFFWESIQPGGGGKPSGDLLRLIERDFGSFDDFVERFKAAASSNFGSGWTWLAYKANRLDVANAVNPLPKEEDKKLVIVKTPNAVNPLVWDYSPLLTIDTWEHAYYLDFENRRVEYINTFMEKLVSWETVSTRLESAMARAAQREQEGSDTEDEEKPDEEEPEVYLDDASEEVD; this is encoded by the exons ATGATGATGACAACCACTTCCTCGTTGCTCTCGCCGTGCTCTCTGCTTCCTTCTCAAG ggcCAAACCGGCAAACGCAATGGAAAAGACACGAAAAG AGACAGTTCTCGAGAAAGGTAGCTGTTTCTGGTGTTGTCAGAGCGGGATTTGAGCTTAAGCCACCTCCCTATCCTCTT GATGCTCTAGAACCGCATATGAGCCGGGAAACACTGGATTATCATTGGGGCAAGCATCACAAAACTTACGTTGAGAACCTGAACAAGCAAATCCTAGGCACAGATCTAGATGGATTGTCATTGGAAGAGGTTGTGCTACTTTCATATAACAGAGGCAATATGCTTCCTGTCTTCAATAATGCCGCACAG GCATGGAACCATGAGTTCTTCTGGGAGTCTATCCAACCCGGAGGTGGAGGAAAGCCAAGTGGAGATCTCCTCAGACTGATAGAGAGAGATTTTGGGTCTTTTGATGACTTTGTAGAAAGGTTCAAGGCAGCTGCATCCTCCAACTTTGGTTCTGGTTGGACTTGGCTTGCAT ACAAGGCGAACAGACTCGATGTTGCAAATGCAGTAAACCCGCTTCCAAAGGAGGAAGACAAGAAGCTTGTGATAGTAAAAACTCCCAATGCAGTGAATCCACTCGTGTGGGACTATTCT CCACTTCTCACCATTGATACATGGGAG CACGCTTACTATCTGGATTTTGAG AACCGAAGAGTCGAATACATAAATACATTCATGGAAAAGCTTGTGTCATGGGAAACTGTAAGCACAAGGCTAGAATCTGCAATGGCTCGAGCAGCTCAAAGAGAACAAGAAGGATCTGATACAGAAGATGAAGAGAAACCAGATGAGGAAGAGCCAGAGGTTTACTTAGATGATGCATCTGAGGAGGTTGACTAA
- the LOC103857205 gene encoding chaperone protein ClpD, chloroplastic, whose translation MEVLSTSSPLTLHTRRLPSSSSSPVTSFAASSLSSFSSSYLGISLSNRRTIHRLSTTPTNSRRFPRKKRNKLTPISAVFERFTERAIRAIIFSQKEAKSLGKDMVYPQHLLLGLIAEDRDPQGFLGSGVTVDKAREAVSSIWDKANSDDSGLSESSSSSSYSRSTDMPFSISTKRVFEAAVEYSRTLECQYIAPEHIAVGLFTVDDGSAGKVLKRLGANMNLLTAAALTRLKGEIAKDGREPPSSKDASPNGRVGGPGSAGRTKEKSVLEQFCVDLTARASEGLIDPVIGREKEVQRVIQILCRRTKNNPILLGEAGVGKTAIAEGLAISIAEANAPGFLLTKRIMSLDIGLLMAGAKERGELESRVTALISEVKKSGKVILFIDEVHTLIGSGTVGRGNKGSGLDIANLLKPPLGRGELQCIASTTLDEFRSQFEKDKALARRFQPVLIDEPSEEDAVKILIGLREKYEAHHNCKYTMEAIDAAVYLSSRYIADRFLPDKAIDLIDEAGSRARIQAFRKKKEDAICILSKPPDDYWQEIRTVQAMHEVVLSSRPNQEDGNNIVDESTELVEESSLPPAAGNDEPIEVGPDDIAAVASAWSGIPVQQITADERMLLMGLEDELRNRVVGQDEAVAAISRAVKRSRVGLKDPDRPIAAMLFCGPTGVGKTELTKALAANYFGSEESMLRLDMSEYMERHTVSKLIGSPPGYVGFEEGGMLTEAIRRRPFTVVLFDEIEKAHPDIFNILLQLFEDGHLTDSQGRRVSFKNALIIMTSNVGSSAIAKGRQRSIGFILDDDEEEASYSGMKALVVEELKNYFRPELLNRIDEIVIFRQLEQAQMMEILNLMLQDLKSRLVALGVGLEVSEPVKELICRQGYDPAYGARPLRRTVTEIVEDPLSEAFLAGSFKPGDTAFVVLDDTGNPSVRTKPDSHNVRVTDKTSIA comes from the exons ATGGAAGTCTTATCTACTTCCTCTCCTCTAACCCTTCACACCCGCCGTCTcccctcttcttcatcttctcccgTCACCTCCTTCGCCGCTTCTTCCCTctcttccttctcctcctcctacCTCGGAATCTCCCTCTCCAACCGCCGTACGATCCACCGCCTCTCCACAACTCCAACGAACTCCCGCCGATTCCCCCGCAAGAAACGAAACAAACTCACCCCGATCTCAGCCGTTTTCGAGCGGTTCACCGAACGAGCCATCAGAGCCATCATCTTCTCCCAGAAGGAAGCTAAATCGTTGGGGAAAGACATGGTCTACCCTCAGCACCTTCTCCTCGGCCTCATCGCCGAGGATCGCGACCCTCAGGGGTTCCTCGGATCCGGAGTCACCGTAGACAAGGCGCGTGAAGCTGTCTCGAGTATCTGGGACAAAGCTAACTCCGACGATTCGGGCTTATCGGAGTCGTCGTCGTCGAGTTCGTACTCTAGGTCCACGGATATGCCGTTCTCGATCAGCACGAAGCGGGTGTTCGAAGCTGCGGTGGAGTATTCGAGGACTTTGGAGTGTCAGTATATTGCTCCCGAGCATATAGCTGTCGGACTCTTTACCGTTGATGACGGTAGCGCTGGGAAAGTCCTCAAGAG ATTGGGAGCAAATATGAATTTGCTCACAGCAGCAGCACTGACCAGACTTAAAGGAGAGATTGCCAAAGACGGAAGAGAACCACCTTCTTCTAAAGACGCTTCCCCTAATGGCAGAGTTGGTGGTCCTGGAAGTGCTGGAAGAACTAAAG AGAAAAGTGTACTGGAACAGTTCTGTGTGGATCTTACGGCACGAGCTAGCGAGGGGCTTATTGATCCTGTTATTGGCAGGGAGAAGGAAGTTCAAAGAGTCATCCAGATACTTTGCCGCAGAACCAAAAACAACCCTATTCTTCTAGGTGAGGCTGGTGTTGGGAAGACCGCCATCGCTGAAGGACTAGCGATTAGTATTGCGGAAGCAAATGCTCCTGGATTTCTCTTG ACAAAACGCATCATGTCCCTGGATATAGGACTGCTTATGGCTGGTGCAAAGGAAAGAGGGGAACTGGAATCACGAGTCACTGCTTTGATAAGCGAAGTGAAAAAATCAG GTAAGGTGATTCTCTTCATAGATGAAGTGCACACTCTTATTGGATCTGGCACAGTCGGAAGAGGCAACAAAGGGTCTGGTCTTGACATTGCTAATCTCTTGAAACCACCACTTGGAAGGGGTGAACTTCAG TGCATTGCATCCACAACCCTTGACGAATTCAGGAGTCAGTTTGAGAAGGACAAAGCCCTAGCAAGGAGGTTCCAGCCAGTGTTGATTGACGAGCCAAGCGAG GAAGACGCGGTGAAGATTTTGATAGGCCTTCGTGAAAAATACGAAGCCCATCACAACTGCAAATACACTATGGAAGCTATAGATGCTGCAGTGTACCTTTCATCGCGATACATCGCGGATAGGTTTCTTCCAGATAAAGCTATCGATCTTATTGACGAGGCGGGAAGCAGAGCTCGCATCCAAgcttttagaaagaaaaaggaGGATGCAATCTGTATCCTTTCGAAGCCACCGGATGATTACTGGCAAGAGATCAGAACTGTTCAGGCCATGCACGAAGTG GTTCTATCAAGCAGGCCGAACCAGGAAGATGGTAATAACATTGTAGACGAGTCTACTGAACTAGTTGAGGAGTCTTCTCTACCACCTGCAGCAGGCAACGATGA GCCTATAGAGGTGGGGCCTGATGATATTGCAGCGGTTGCATCGGCTTGGTCTGGAATTCCAGTTCAGCAGATCACCGCAGATGAGAGAATGCTTCTTATGGGTCTAGAAGATGAGCTCAGAAACAGAGTCGTTGGTCAAGACGAGGCCGTAGCTGCCATATCTAGAGCTGTGAAGAGGTCACGTGTTGGCTTAAAAGATCCTGACCGTCCTATTGCCGCTATGCTGTTCTGTGGACCTACTGGAGTTGGAAAAACCGAACTCACTAAAGCTCTAGCAGCTAATTATTTTGGATCG GAGGAATCTATGCTGAGATTGGACATGAGTGAGTACATGGAGCGTCATACGGTGAGCAAATTGATAGGCTCTCCTCCCGGATATGTTGGTTTTGAAGAAGGTGGAATGCTCACTGAAGCTATCAGGAGACGTCCTTTTACAGTGGTTTTATTCGATGAGATAGAGAAAGCCCATCCTGATATTTTCAACATTCTTCTCCAGCTCTTCGAAGACGGCCATCTTACCGATTCACAG GGAAGGAGAGTGTCTTTCAAGAACGCACTGATCATAATGACCTCTAATGTCGGATCATCAGCCATTGCCAAGGGAAGACAGAGGTCAATCGGTTTTATCCTCGATGATGACGAAGAGGAAGCTTCTTACTCTGGTATGAAAGCTTTGGTAGTCGAAGAACTCAAGAACTACTTCCGTCCAGAGTTGTTGAACCGTATTGACGAAATCGTCATCTTCAGACAGCTCGAGCAGGCGCAG ATGATGGAGATTTTGAATCTGATGTTACAAGACTTGAAGTCGAGGCTTGTGGCACTTGGAGTCGGTTTAGAGGTGTCTGAACCTGTCAAGGAGCTTATATGCAGACAAGGCTATGATCCGGCCTACGGTGCACGACCACTACGTAGAACCGTCACGGAGATTGTGGAAGATCCACTCAGCGAAGCCTTTCTTGCTGGGAGCTTTAAGCCCGGTGACACGGCTTTTGTGGTTCTCGATGATACAGGAAACCCTTCGGTTCGGACCAAACCAGATTCTCACAATGTACGAGTTACAGACAAGACATCGATCGCATAG
- the LOC103857203 gene encoding superoxide dismutase [Fe] 2, chloroplastic isoform X2, producing MMMTTTSSLLSPCSLLPSQGPNRQTQWKRHEKFSRKVAVSGVVRAGFELKPPPYPLDALEPHMSRETLDYHWGKHHKTYVENLNKQILGTDLDGLSLEEVVLLSYNRGNMLPVFNNAAQAWNHEFFWESIQPGGGGKPSGDLLRLIERDFGSFDDFVERFKAAASSNFGSGWTWLAYKANRLDVANAVNPLPKEEDKKLVIVKTPNAVNPLVWDYSPLLTIDTWEHAYYLDFENRRVEYINTFMEKLVSWETVSTRLESAMARAAQREQEGSDTEDEEKPDEEEPEVYLDDASEEVD from the exons ATGATGATGACAACCACTTCCTCGTTGCTCTCGCCGTGCTCTCTGCTTCCTTCTCAAG ggcCAAACCGGCAAACGCAATGGAAAAGACACGAAAAG TTCTCGAGAAAGGTAGCTGTTTCTGGTGTTGTCAGAGCGGGATTTGAGCTTAAGCCACCTCCCTATCCTCTT GATGCTCTAGAACCGCATATGAGCCGGGAAACACTGGATTATCATTGGGGCAAGCATCACAAAACTTACGTTGAGAACCTGAACAAGCAAATCCTAGGCACAGATCTAGATGGATTGTCATTGGAAGAGGTTGTGCTACTTTCATATAACAGAGGCAATATGCTTCCTGTCTTCAATAATGCCGCACAG GCATGGAACCATGAGTTCTTCTGGGAGTCTATCCAACCCGGAGGTGGAGGAAAGCCAAGTGGAGATCTCCTCAGACTGATAGAGAGAGATTTTGGGTCTTTTGATGACTTTGTAGAAAGGTTCAAGGCAGCTGCATCCTCCAACTTTGGTTCTGGTTGGACTTGGCTTGCAT ACAAGGCGAACAGACTCGATGTTGCAAATGCAGTAAACCCGCTTCCAAAGGAGGAAGACAAGAAGCTTGTGATAGTAAAAACTCCCAATGCAGTGAATCCACTCGTGTGGGACTATTCT CCACTTCTCACCATTGATACATGGGAG CACGCTTACTATCTGGATTTTGAG AACCGAAGAGTCGAATACATAAATACATTCATGGAAAAGCTTGTGTCATGGGAAACTGTAAGCACAAGGCTAGAATCTGCAATGGCTCGAGCAGCTCAAAGAGAACAAGAAGGATCTGATACAGAAGATGAAGAGAAACCAGATGAGGAAGAGCCAGAGGTTTACTTAGATGATGCATCTGAGGAGGTTGACTAA
- the LOC103857250 gene encoding uncharacterized protein LOC103857250 — translation MSVKNMFFILVSICIASSVNAQLPQFPFPLPFQPSPGIPGFPFPFPFQPSPGGMPGIPDMRKCWSTFMDMPGCFAEIRQSIITGKFGSIGPACCKAFLDAEANCTRNLPFNPFFPPMVKEQCSRAADPPTTL, via the coding sequence ATGTCGGTTAAGAATATGTTCTTTATTCTAGTGAGTATATGCATTGCCTCTTCCGTTAATGCTCAGTTACCGCAGTTTCCTTTTCCGCTTCCATTTCAACCAAGTCCTGGTATACCAGGATTTCCATTTCCATTTCCATTTCAACCAAGTCCCGGTGGTATGCCAGGAATTCCTGATATGAGAAAATGTTGGTCAACATTTATGGATATGCCTGGATGCTTTGCAGAGATCAGACAATCTATTATCACTGGAAAATTTGGTAGTATAGGTCCAGCTTGTTGTAAAGCTTTCTTAGATGCTGAAGCCAACTGCACACGCAATCTTCCATTCAACCCGTTTTTCCCTCCTATGGTAAAGGAACAATGCTCCCGAGCTGCTGATCCTCCAACAACATTGTAG